A segment of the Anabaena sphaerica FACHB-251 genome:
TGTTATCTCCCTCGTAGCATCAGCAATAGCTGGAGTTTTAGCGGTCATTACTCCTAATCCCATACTCTAAGACTTGTAGCTTTTTCGATTTTCGATTGATCCCCCCTATCCCCCCTTTTTAAGGGGGGAACCGGAATAGGGAACAGGGAACAGGGAACTCTTAACAGGGAACAGAAAGAATGTCAGATATTGAATAGGGAACAGGGAACTCTTAACAGGGAACAGAAAGAATGTCAGATATTGAATAGGGAACAGGGAACAGGGAACTCTTAACAGGGAACAGGGAACAGAAAGAATGTCAGATATTAATGATTTTAAAGACTTAATGATTTGGTAAAAAGGGATGGATATTGCTGAAAAATGTTATTTTCTTACTAAACTTTTTCCTAAAGACGAATTATATGCTATGGTTTAGCAAATCAGAAGAAGTGCAGTATCCATTCCAGCTAATATAGCTGAAGGATATGGACGACGATATAGAGGAGAATATGTAAGATTTTTAAACATAGCGCAAGGGTCAGTTAATGAATTAGAAACTCACCTAATTTTATCTAAACGAGTAGGATTATGCTCAGAAAAAGACATTGAAGTAATTCTTAACTTATTACGAGAAGAAAGCAGAATGATTATTAGTCTTATCAAAAGACTAGAAAATTTAAATTTGTTCCCTGTTAAGAGTTCCCTGTTCCCTCCTCTCAACTTGTCAGTTTAGCATAACAAGTACCGAAGAGCCTTTTTTCCTACAATCAAAGATGCTACTGTTGTTAAGTTTACCCGATGGTAATAATATCGCAGACTACAAAGAAAAGCTTTAAATTAATCCAGTTAAAAAGAATTGAATTAATGTCAGCACTGCACCATCATCTGAAGGGTAATCAGCCGTTAGTAACTTTTCTTTAGTTGCTACTTTAACCTCTATATTCATTCCCATCATCATTAAAGTGGATATCTTCTGGTGTAAATCCCCAAGTTAGTAGTTTCTTATTTAGTTTTTGAGTAACAATAACTTTGATATCAATTTCCGGTTGTAAATAAGTCGGATTTTTTAACAGCCAATATATTGTTTCTGGGTCTGTTTCAATAACTTGGTTGATGGCATCGATGAGAATGTGCTGAATTTTTTCTGGGTTGGTAACAATGGTCAGAAAATCTTTCAAGCTATTTATAGCTTCGGGTTTATGGCTTTTAAGCAAAAAA
Coding sequences within it:
- a CDS encoding four helix bundle protein, with the protein product MAEGYGRRYRGEYVRFLNIAQGSVNELETHLILSKRVGLCSEKDIEVILNLLREESRMIISLIKRLENLNLFPVKSSLFPPLNLSV